One window of Brachionichthys hirsutus isolate HB-005 chromosome 21, CSIRO-AGI_Bhir_v1, whole genome shotgun sequence genomic DNA carries:
- the si:zfos-911d5.4 gene encoding uncharacterized protein si:zfos-911d5.4, with translation MSQLGSLFAPFHLGSEESEGPPRQTPTLPEFVQRVRTLTGLREGDVYSELRVPDHLENTTDDINIVILAGHGIFCVDVKPWKGVVSAHDPTWHVQLKDEDQNFSNTCIEQIEDPLKAITTKTANLCDHLRRSGVPVHQSLFFPRVIFLSPDCQLNEELRKRSELLSHGQINDFLTSFREDLAARLWDALTPSWLSGRLSYRRMQAVREVLGKVGTWDLLWPHAGERLRGDYRGCRYLGLSREDTGTLEFSRTVSLWSLLGQAPQVTVKMHKRGSPGWLGRTLNATATIPANTFVTFRVDGHKEDSQIPADAIHSVTLSK, from the exons ATGTCTCAGCTCGGAAGTCTGTTCGCCCCGTTTCATCTCGGCTCCGAAGAGTCCGAAGGCCCGCCGCGTCAGACACCGACCCTACCTGAGTTTGTGCAACGCGTCAG GACACTCACCGGGCTGAGAGAGGGAGACGTTTACAGCGAGCTGCGTGTCCCCGACCATTTAGAAAACACCACAGATGACATCAACATCGTTATCCTAGCAG GTCACGGGATCTTCTGCGTAGATGTCAAACCCTGGAAGGGCGTGGTGTCGGCTCACGACCCGACCTGGCACGTCCAACTGAAAGACGAGGACCAAAACTTTAGCAACACCTGCATCGAGCAGATTGAGGATCCCCTGAAAGCTATCACG ACCAAGACGGCTAACTTGTGCGACCACTTGAGGAGGAGTGGCGTGCCTGTGCATCAAAGCCTCTTCTTCCCCAGGGTCATCTTCCTCTCTCCGGACTGCCAGCTGAATgaggagctgaggaagaggagtgagcTGCTGTCCCACGGCCAGATAAACGACTTCCTCACGTCTTTCAGGGAGGACCTCGCAGCCCGGCTGTGGGACGCGCTGACCCCCTCCTGGCTCTCTG GTCGCCTGTCGTACCGGCGGATGCAGGCGGTGCGGGAGGTCCTGGGGAAGGTGGGAACGTGGGATCTGCTGTGGCCTCACGCCGGCGAGCGGCTGAGGGGGGACTACCGGGGCTGCCGGTACCTCGGTCTGAGCCGGGAGGACACCGGAACGCTCGAGTTCTCCAGAACCGTCTCGCTGTGGTCCCTGCTGGGACAAGCTCCTCAG GTAACGGTGAAAATGCACAAGCGCGGGTCTCCGGGCTGGCTGGGTCGGACCCTGAACGCCACCGCCACCATCCCCGCCAACACCTTCGTCACCTTCAGGGTCGATGGTCACAAAGAGGATTCCCAAATCCCAGCGGACGCCATCCACAGCGTCACGCTCAGCAAATGA
- the LOC137910022 gene encoding G-protein coupled receptor 26-like has protein sequence MDTAGVVLSVLVLAIIVVSLLSNVLVLICFLYNPEIRRQVPGVFTLNLTFCNLLLTASSMPLTLVGLVLQAQPGGDGFCRTAGFLETFLSTNSMLSMAALSIDRWVAVVFPLRYHSELRHRDAAFVLGYTWAHSVSFSAVATGLSWVGYHRLYASCTLANPRASSWAQFVVFTVLFHAFTFLLTLVVLCVTYLKVLKVARFHCKRIDVITMQTLVLLVDIHPSVRQRCLEEQRRRRQRATRKISTFIGTFMLCFAPYVITRIVELVPAVPINPHWGIVSKCLTYSKAACDPFVYSLLRHQYKKTLADIMDRLLKRGSLNASGPRPENQGSSIPAAE, from the exons atggaCACCGCGGGGGTCGTGCTCTCCGTGCTCGTGCTCGCCATCATCGTGGTGTCGCTGCTCTCCAACGTGCTGGTGCTGATCTGCTTCCTGTACAACCCGGAGATCCGCCGGCAGGTCCCAGGTGTGTTCACCCTCAACCTCACCTTCTGCAACCTGTTGCTGACCGCGTCCAGCATGCCGCTCACGCTGGTGGGGCTCGTCCTGCAGGCGCAGCCGGGGGGGGACGGCTTCTGCCGGACGGCGGGCTTCCTGGAGACCTTCCTGTCCACCAACTCCATGCTGAGCATGGCGGCCCTGAGCATCGACCGGTGGGTCGCCGTGGTGTTCCCCCTGAGGTACCACTCCGAGCTGCGCCACAGGGACGCGGCGTTCGTGCTCGGCTACACGTGGGCGCACTCCGTGTCCTTCTCGGCGGTGGCCACCGGCCTGTCCTGGGTGGGCTACCACCGGCTCTACGCGTCCTGCACGCTGGCCAACCCGAGGGCGAGCAGCTGGGCCCAGTTCGTGGTCTTCACGGTGCTCTTCCACGCCTTCACCTTCCTCCTGACGCTGGTCGTGCTCTGCGTCACGTACCTCAAAGTGCTGAAGGTGGCGAGGTTTCACTGCAAGAGGATCGACGTGATCACGATGCAGAcgctggtgctgctggtggaCATACACCccag CGTCCGCCAGCGCtgcctggaggagcagaggaggcgcCGGCAGAGAGCCACCAGGAAGATCAGCACCTTCATCGGCACCTTCATGCTGTGCTTCGCCCCCTATGTGATCACCAG GATCGTGGAGTTGGTCCCGGCGGTGCCGATCAACCCCCACTGGGGGATCGTCTCCAAGTGCTTGACGTACAGCAAGGCGGCCTGCGACCCCTTCGTGTACTCCCTGCTCCGCCACCAGTACAAGAAGACGCTCGCCGACATCATGGACAGGCTGCTGAAGCGCGGCTCCCTGAACGCGTCCGGGCCGAGGCCCGAGAACCAAGGCAGCAGCATCCCGGCGGCCGAGTGA